Proteins encoded by one window of Streptomyces clavuligerus:
- a CDS encoding M1 family metallopeptidase: MLSNSPPAAPRRPRFSRAGRRVRALLLAGASAALVAAVLPPPPPTALGIGDPLFPRLGNPGYDVLSYDLALTHHGGNTTPLDAVTRIEARTTERLERVNLDFAGGRVDSVAVNGLPAEFTTVDEDLVIQPVLPLEAGSRVRITVAHTSDPRNADGGWVRTRDGLVTAAQADVAHTVFPCNDHPADKAYFTVRVTTPAELTAVANGVRVGHRANGATATWAYRTLHPMATELVQIAIGSSAVPTREGPRGLPVRDVVPAKDRAALEPWLAKTPGQIEWLEGKVGRYPFENYGVLIADASTGFELETQTLSLFERRIFLGSPFPEWYVDSIMVHELAHQWFGDSVAPRRWSDLWLNEGHATWYEALYAEEKSGHTMAARLREAYRHSDQWRADGGPPAAPRPPSPGQKISLFRPVVYDGSALVLYALRQTVGEEAFERLERAWVSRFRDASVGTADFTGLAEEITGRDLTEFFQEWLYGERTPPMPGHPEWTTLAPVTGPAAAPPSAPAPEEALTGGGAGRPAGGRLPAPGTPGGKDTAHAPLVLR; the protein is encoded by the coding sequence ATGCTGTCCAACTCCCCGCCCGCCGCCCCACGGCGGCCCCGGTTCTCCCGCGCCGGGCGCCGGGTGCGCGCGCTGCTGCTGGCCGGAGCCTCGGCGGCGCTGGTGGCCGCGGTGCTGCCGCCGCCACCGCCCACCGCGCTCGGTATCGGCGACCCGCTCTTCCCCCGGCTCGGCAACCCCGGCTACGACGTCCTCTCCTACGACCTCGCCCTCACCCACCACGGCGGCAACACCACCCCCCTGGACGCGGTCACCCGGATCGAGGCCCGGACGACCGAGCGACTGGAGCGCGTCAACCTGGACTTCGCCGGGGGCAGGGTCGACTCGGTGGCGGTCAACGGCCTCCCCGCCGAGTTCACGACCGTCGACGAGGATCTCGTCATCCAGCCCGTACTGCCGCTGGAGGCGGGCTCCCGGGTGCGGATCACGGTGGCGCACACCAGTGACCCCCGGAACGCCGACGGCGGCTGGGTGCGCACCCGGGACGGCCTGGTGACGGCCGCTCAGGCCGACGTCGCGCACACCGTCTTCCCCTGCAACGACCACCCCGCCGACAAGGCGTACTTCACCGTCCGGGTCACGACGCCCGCCGAACTCACGGCGGTGGCCAACGGCGTACGGGTGGGACACCGGGCGAACGGCGCCACCGCCACCTGGGCGTACCGCACCCTCCACCCCATGGCCACCGAGCTGGTGCAGATCGCGATCGGCTCCTCGGCCGTCCCCACCCGCGAGGGGCCGCGCGGGCTCCCCGTCCGCGATGTGGTCCCCGCGAAGGACCGTGCCGCGCTGGAGCCCTGGCTCGCGAAGACCCCCGGACAGATCGAGTGGCTGGAGGGAAAGGTGGGCCGCTACCCGTTCGAGAACTACGGGGTGCTGATCGCCGACGCGTCCACCGGCTTCGAGCTGGAGACCCAGACCCTGTCGCTGTTCGAACGCAGGATCTTCCTCGGGAGCCCCTTCCCCGAGTGGTACGTCGACTCGATCATGGTCCATGAGCTGGCCCACCAGTGGTTCGGCGACAGCGTGGCCCCCCGCCGCTGGTCCGACCTGTGGCTGAACGAGGGGCACGCCACCTGGTACGAGGCCCTGTACGCCGAGGAGAAGTCCGGGCACACGATGGCGGCGAGGCTCCGCGAGGCGTACCGGCACTCCGACCAGTGGCGCGCGGACGGCGGCCCTCCGGCGGCGCCCCGGCCGCCCAGCCCCGGGCAGAAGATCAGCCTGTTCCGGCCGGTGGTGTACGACGGCAGCGCGCTGGTCCTGTACGCGCTGCGGCAGACCGTCGGGGAGGAGGCGTTCGAACGGCTGGAGCGCGCCTGGGTGAGCCGTTTCCGTGACGCCAGCGTGGGCACGGCGGACTTCACCGGGCTCGCCGAGGAGATCACGGGGCGCGATCTGACGGAGTTCTTCCAGGAGTGGCTGTACGGGGAGCGCACCCCGCCGATGCCCGGTCACCCGGAGTGGACGACTCTCGCGCCGGTCACCGGGCCCGCCGCCGCGCCCCCGTCGGCTCCCGCCCCCGAGGAGGCGCTCACCGGCGGCGGGGCCGGGCGGCCCGCCGGGGGCCGCCTCCCCGCGCCCGGCACACCAGGGGGGAAGGACACCGCCCACGCCCCCCTGGTGCTGCGCTGA
- a CDS encoding antitoxin: MGLMDTLKAKLAPAKEKVSDLAQQHGGKIEQGLEKAAHAVDARTKGKYSDKIHTGTDKAKEALDRLAHKDDGGTPPPPAPPAS, encoded by the coding sequence ATGGGTCTCATGGACACACTGAAGGCCAAGCTCGCCCCGGCCAAGGAGAAGGTCTCCGACCTGGCCCAGCAGCACGGGGGCAAGATCGAGCAAGGGCTGGAGAAGGCCGCCCACGCGGTCGACGCCCGGACCAAGGGCAAGTACAGCGACAAGATCCACACGGGCACGGACAAGGCCAAGGAGGCCCTGGACCGCCTCGCGCACAAGGACGACGGCGGCACCCCGCCGCCGCCCGCGCCTCCGGCGTCCTGA
- a CDS encoding class III extradiol dioxygenase subunit B-like domain-containing protein, translated as MLVAAAVCPCPPLLVPEVAAGAAPELAGTRDACAAAVGVLAASRPDLLVVVGPADPGAEGPYPAGTPGSFRGFGVDLAVRLGSGPGAAAGQDAERDTGRELPYALAVGAWLLGGARWDACAVAGLGVTEELTAADAVELGRTTGVRADRVALLVMGDGSACRTLKAPGYLDERAEGFDALVSRALGGADTGALKALDAGLARELKAAGRAPWQVLAGAAEGRGLAGRLLHDEAPYGVAYPVAAWT; from the coding sequence ATGCTTGTCGCCGCCGCCGTCTGCCCCTGCCCGCCGCTGCTCGTGCCCGAGGTCGCCGCCGGTGCCGCACCCGAACTGGCCGGGACGCGGGACGCCTGCGCCGCCGCCGTCGGGGTGCTCGCCGCGTCCCGGCCCGATCTGCTCGTGGTGGTCGGGCCCGCGGACCCCGGGGCCGAGGGGCCGTACCCTGCGGGCACACCGGGCTCGTTCCGCGGTTTCGGCGTGGATCTCGCCGTACGGCTGGGCTCCGGTCCGGGCGCGGCAGCGGGACAGGACGCGGAACGGGACACCGGTCGGGAGCTTCCGTACGCGCTGGCCGTGGGCGCCTGGCTGCTCGGCGGGGCCCGCTGGGACGCCTGCGCGGTGGCGGGCCTCGGGGTCACCGAGGAGCTGACGGCGGCGGACGCCGTGGAACTCGGCCGGACCACCGGCGTCCGGGCCGACCGGGTCGCCCTGCTGGTGATGGGCGACGGCAGCGCCTGCCGCACCCTGAAGGCCCCCGGCTATCTCGACGAGCGGGCCGAGGGCTTCGACGCGCTCGTGTCGCGGGCCCTCGGCGGCGCCGACACCGGGGCGCTGAAGGCGCTGGACGCGGGGCTGGCGCGGGAACTGAAGGCGGCGGGCCGGGCGCCCTGGCAGGTGCTGGCGGGCGCGGCGGAGGGCAGGGGCCTGGCCGGGCGGCTGCTCCACGACGAAGCGCCCTACGGCGTCGCGTATCCGGTGGCGGCCTGGACCTGA
- a CDS encoding RelA/SpoT family protein: protein MSAEAANPGAHSRRRGRPRIDLRRLGRAALLGAPGRDRLPDAIAHMAEAHRGHHPDADLATLREAYLLAESSHRGQFRKSGEPYITHPLAVTLILAELGAETTTLTASLLHDTVEDTDVTLDQVTRAFGDEVAYLVDGVTKLEKVEYGAAAESETFRKMLVATGNDVRVMSIKLADRLHNMRTLGVMRPEKQARIARVTRDVLIPLAERLGVQAIKTELEDLAFSILHPAEYETTRRLIAENVSAGAALDEIAERVRAVLRDAGIAAEVLIRPRHFVSVHRVSIKRGELRGTDFGRLLVLVGEDADCYGVLGELHTCFTPVISEFKDFIAAPKFNLYQSLHTAVAGPEGSVAEVLIRTHRMHRVAEAGVIALGDPHVFPESAESADGDRADGERADGERVDPTRPGWLSRLLAWQESTPDSDAFWTSLRADLAQDREITVFGADGRVLGLPAGASCVDAAYAQYGERAHACIGARVNGRLATLSTVLSDGDTVHLLFAGEAPDASRAPLSGKPAAPDAPGAPRTSEDRGAAPEDADGGPSPDWLEHARTPAARIAITSWLETHPHGTEAPATAPRRSAPVSTETDRPAVADAVVDLPDATVRLAGCCTPVPPDPVIGFAVRGGVVTVHREECSAVARMAGPHREPIAARWGEAPGCRVTLVAESFGRPRLLADLTEVIAVAGAAIVSATVEPPSEQRVRHTYTLALPDAAGLPALMRAMRQVPGVYDVSRSQHPAATG from the coding sequence ATGAGTGCAGAGGCCGCGAACCCTGGTGCCCACAGCCGCAGACGCGGCCGTCCCCGCATCGACCTCCGCAGGCTGGGCCGCGCCGCGTTGCTCGGCGCGCCCGGCCGGGACCGGCTGCCGGACGCCATCGCGCACATGGCCGAAGCCCATCGCGGCCACCACCCCGACGCCGACCTCGCCACCCTCCGCGAGGCGTATCTCCTCGCGGAGTCCTCGCACCGGGGCCAGTTCCGCAAGAGCGGGGAGCCCTACATCACCCATCCGCTCGCCGTCACCCTGATCCTCGCCGAACTCGGCGCGGAGACCACGACCCTGACGGCGTCCCTGCTCCACGACACCGTCGAGGACACCGATGTGACCCTCGATCAGGTCACCCGCGCGTTCGGCGACGAGGTCGCCTACCTCGTCGACGGCGTCACCAAACTGGAGAAAGTGGAGTACGGGGCCGCGGCCGAGTCCGAGACCTTCCGCAAGATGCTCGTCGCCACCGGCAACGACGTCCGGGTGATGTCGATCAAACTCGCCGACCGGCTGCACAACATGCGCACCCTCGGGGTGATGCGCCCCGAGAAACAGGCGCGCATCGCCCGCGTCACCCGGGACGTCCTGATCCCGCTCGCCGAGCGGCTGGGCGTCCAGGCCATCAAGACCGAGCTGGAGGACCTCGCCTTCTCGATCCTCCACCCCGCCGAGTACGAGACCACCCGCCGCCTGATCGCCGAGAACGTCTCCGCGGGCGCGGCCCTCGACGAGATCGCCGAGCGGGTACGGGCGGTGCTGCGGGACGCGGGGATCGCCGCGGAAGTCCTCATCAGGCCACGCCACTTTGTCTCCGTGCACCGCGTCAGCATCAAACGCGGCGAACTGCGGGGCACCGATTTCGGCCGGCTGCTGGTGCTCGTCGGCGAGGACGCCGACTGCTACGGCGTCCTCGGGGAGCTGCACACCTGCTTCACCCCGGTCATCTCCGAATTCAAGGACTTCATCGCCGCCCCCAAGTTCAACCTGTACCAGTCGCTGCACACCGCGGTCGCGGGCCCGGAGGGGTCCGTCGCCGAAGTCCTCATCCGCACCCATCGGATGCACCGGGTCGCGGAGGCCGGAGTGATCGCCCTCGGCGACCCCCATGTCTTCCCGGAGAGCGCCGAATCCGCCGACGGGGACCGGGCGGACGGTGAGCGGGCGGACGGCGAGCGCGTCGACCCGACCCGCCCCGGCTGGCTCTCCCGGCTCCTCGCCTGGCAGGAGTCCACCCCCGACTCCGACGCCTTCTGGACCTCGCTCCGCGCCGACCTCGCCCAGGACCGGGAGATCACCGTCTTCGGCGCCGACGGCCGGGTCCTCGGGCTGCCCGCAGGCGCGAGCTGTGTCGACGCCGCCTACGCGCAGTACGGGGAGCGCGCCCACGCCTGCATCGGGGCCAGGGTCAACGGTCGGCTGGCGACCCTGAGCACGGTCCTGAGCGATGGCGACACCGTCCATCTGCTGTTCGCCGGGGAGGCACCGGACGCCTCCCGGGCCCCGCTCTCCGGGAAACCCGCCGCGCCGGACGCGCCCGGCGCCCCGCGCACCTCCGAGGACCGGGGCGCCGCCCCCGAGGACGCCGACGGGGGACCCTCGCCGGACTGGCTGGAACACGCCCGTACCCCCGCCGCCCGCATCGCCATCACGAGCTGGCTGGAAACCCATCCCCACGGCACCGAGGCCCCGGCGACCGCGCCCCGCCGCTCCGCTCCCGTCAGCACCGAGACCGACCGGCCCGCCGTCGCCGATGCCGTCGTCGACCTCCCCGACGCCACCGTCCGCCTCGCCGGGTGCTGTACGCCGGTCCCCCCCGACCCCGTCATCGGCTTCGCCGTACGCGGGGGAGTGGTCACCGTCCACCGCGAGGAGTGCTCCGCCGTCGCCCGGATGGCCGGGCCGCACCGGGAGCCGATCGCCGCCCGCTGGGGCGAGGCCCCCGGCTGCCGGGTCACCCTGGTCGCCGAATCCTTCGGCCGCCCCCGGCTGCTCGCCGACCTCACCGAGGTCATCGCCGTCGCGGGCGCCGCCATCGTCTCCGCGACCGTCGAGCCGCCGAGCGAGCAGCGGGTCCGGCACACCTACACCCTCGCCCTGCCCGACGCCGCCGGACTCCCCGCCCTGATGCGTGCCATGCGCCAGGTCCCCGGGGTGTACGACGTGAGCCGGAGCCAGCATCCGGCGGCCACCGGCTGA
- a CDS encoding trypsin-like serine peptidase gives MRTVRPALTALSIAAALALTATACGADDSGGKEEQAQSSDENLLDRITIPEELDRRLKEHGIDLDKWRDGAWRDWNRDKWLREAQDFVNPIIEDLWNPDRMRGAETPPDRPVGQGIPDDAGVTDATPVPVPARPVQAPYRTEAPEAGKVFFDGPEGSMVCSATVVADPANPGKSNLVWTAGHCVHAGKDGGWYRNIAFVPSYNDSARPGAELESAPQDEVAPRGVWWGDWAKTSEQWIGEGSKNGGRGAPYDYAVIHVTPEKGGTGRSLEETVGSALPVDFDALSAQEMDAVTATGYPAGAPFDGERMFQCADDPGRLSVREDQPTMYRVGCTMTGGSSGGGWVAAGRDGRPALVSNTSIGPVPAGWLAGPRLGSEAKAVFDSVSEKFAGR, from the coding sequence ATGCGAACCGTCCGTCCGGCCCTCACGGCCCTCTCCATAGCCGCCGCGCTCGCGCTGACCGCCACGGCCTGCGGCGCCGACGACAGCGGCGGCAAGGAGGAGCAGGCGCAGTCCTCCGACGAGAATCTGCTGGACCGGATCACGATCCCGGAGGAACTGGACAGGCGGCTCAAGGAGCACGGGATCGATCTGGACAAGTGGCGCGACGGAGCCTGGCGCGACTGGAACCGGGACAAGTGGCTCCGCGAGGCCCAGGACTTCGTCAACCCGATCATCGAGGATCTGTGGAACCCGGACCGGATGCGCGGGGCCGAGACCCCGCCGGACCGGCCCGTCGGCCAGGGCATCCCGGACGACGCCGGGGTCACCGACGCGACACCCGTCCCCGTCCCGGCACGGCCGGTGCAGGCCCCGTACCGCACGGAGGCGCCCGAGGCCGGGAAGGTCTTCTTCGACGGCCCCGAGGGTTCCATGGTCTGCTCCGCGACGGTGGTGGCGGACCCCGCCAACCCGGGGAAGTCCAATCTCGTCTGGACCGCCGGGCACTGTGTCCACGCCGGGAAGGACGGCGGCTGGTACCGCAATATCGCCTTCGTGCCCTCGTACAACGACAGCGCGCGGCCCGGCGCGGAGCTGGAGAGCGCTCCGCAGGACGAGGTCGCGCCGCGCGGGGTGTGGTGGGGCGACTGGGCGAAGACCTCCGAGCAGTGGATCGGCGAGGGGTCGAAGAACGGCGGCCGGGGCGCGCCCTACGACTACGCCGTCATCCATGTCACGCCCGAGAAGGGCGGAACGGGCAGGTCGCTGGAGGAGACCGTCGGTTCGGCGCTGCCGGTGGACTTCGACGCCCTGTCGGCGCAGGAGATGGACGCGGTGACGGCGACGGGATATCCGGCCGGGGCGCCCTTCGACGGCGAGCGGATGTTCCAGTGCGCGGACGACCCGGGGCGTCTTTCGGTCCGGGAGGACCAGCCCACGATGTACCGCGTCGGCTGCACCATGACCGGGGGCTCCTCCGGCGGCGGCTGGGTGGCCGCGGGCCGCGACGGGCGGCCCGCGCTGGTCTCGAACACCTCGATCGGCCCGGTGCCCGCCGGTTGGCTGGCCGGGCCGCGGCTCGGCTCCGAGGCGAAGGCCGTCTTCGACTCCGTGAGTGAGAAGTTCGCGGGCCGGTAG
- the miaA gene encoding tRNA (adenosine(37)-N6)-dimethylallyltransferase MiaA: MRSTPPAPRVIAVVGPTAAGKSDLGVFLAQRLGGEVVNADSMQLYRGMDIGTAKLTVAERDGVPHHLLDIWDVTEAASVAEYQRLARAEIDRLLAAGRTPVLVGGSGLYVRGAVDALEFPGTDPAVRARLEAELAERGPGVLHSRLAAADPEAARAILPGNGRRIVRALEVIEITGKPFTANLPGHESVYDTVQIGVDVARPELDERIALRVDRMWEAGFVDEVRSLEAHGLREGLTASRALGYQQILRALAGECTEQEARDETVRATKRFARRQDSWFRRDPRVHWLSGAEADRGELPGQALALIERAVAA, translated from the coding sequence GTGAGAAGCACCCCTCCCGCACCGCGGGTCATCGCCGTCGTCGGCCCCACCGCAGCCGGAAAGTCCGATCTGGGCGTCTTCCTCGCCCAGCGGCTGGGCGGGGAAGTCGTCAACGCCGACTCCATGCAGCTGTACCGGGGGATGGACATCGGCACCGCCAAACTGACGGTCGCCGAGCGTGACGGCGTCCCGCACCACCTCCTCGACATCTGGGACGTGACCGAGGCGGCGAGCGTCGCCGAGTACCAGCGGCTCGCCCGGGCGGAGATCGACCGGCTGCTGGCCGCCGGGCGCACCCCCGTCCTGGTGGGCGGCTCCGGGCTCTATGTGCGCGGCGCGGTCGACGCCCTGGAGTTCCCCGGCACGGACCCCGCCGTCCGGGCCCGCCTCGAAGCGGAGCTGGCCGAGCGGGGGCCCGGAGTACTGCACTCCCGGCTCGCCGCCGCCGACCCCGAGGCCGCCCGCGCGATCCTCCCCGGCAACGGCCGCCGGATCGTCCGCGCCCTGGAAGTGATCGAGATCACCGGAAAGCCGTTCACGGCCAATCTCCCCGGCCACGAGAGCGTCTACGACACGGTCCAGATCGGCGTCGACGTCGCCCGTCCCGAGCTGGACGAGCGCATCGCACTGCGGGTCGACCGCATGTGGGAGGCCGGTTTCGTGGACGAGGTGCGGAGCCTGGAGGCGCACGGCCTGCGCGAGGGGCTCACGGCCTCCCGGGCCCTCGGCTATCAGCAGATCCTCCGGGCACTGGCCGGTGAGTGCACCGAGCAGGAGGCGCGCGACGAGACCGTGCGCGCCACCAAACGCTTCGCGCGCCGTCAGGATTCATGGTTCAGAAGGGACCCCCGGGTGCATTGGCTGAGTGGCGCCGAGGCCGACCGGGGGGAACTTCCCGGACAGGCGCTGGCGTTGATCGAACGGGCCGTCGCCGCCTGA
- the dapF gene encoding diaminopimelate epimerase — protein sequence MDGVSTPSAAPPAPTPSVPFLKGHGTENDFVIIPDPENALDLPASTVARLCDRRAGIGGDGVLHVVRSAAHPEARAMADEAEWFMDYRNADGSIAEMCGNGVRVFARYLQYAGHTDAGDLAVATRGGVKRVHIDKAVPGADGTTARSAPGAITVSMGRAVLPAETVTVGVGARQWPTTHVSMGNPHAVAFVDDLDHAGNLHEEPTRTPSHVYPDGVNVEFVADRGERHVAMRVHERGSGETRSCGTGACAVAVAAARRDGLDPAVTGSPVSYTVDLPGGRLVITERPDGEVEMTGPAVIVAEGTIAPDLLVPTASPQTAGS from the coding sequence ATGGACGGCGTGAGCACCCCATCGGCCGCGCCGCCCGCCCCGACCCCGTCCGTGCCCTTCCTGAAGGGCCACGGCACCGAGAACGACTTCGTGATCATCCCCGACCCGGAGAACGCGCTCGACCTGCCCGCGTCCACCGTGGCCCGCCTCTGCGACCGCCGCGCCGGGATCGGCGGCGACGGGGTGCTCCACGTCGTCCGGTCGGCGGCCCACCCCGAGGCCCGCGCCATGGCGGACGAGGCCGAGTGGTTCATGGACTACCGCAACGCCGACGGGTCCATCGCCGAGATGTGCGGTAACGGCGTCCGGGTCTTCGCCCGCTACCTCCAGTACGCCGGTCACACGGACGCCGGTGATCTGGCCGTCGCCACCCGCGGCGGTGTCAAGCGGGTGCACATCGACAAGGCCGTCCCCGGGGCCGACGGCACCACCGCCAGGAGCGCGCCCGGGGCGATCACCGTGAGCATGGGCCGCGCGGTCCTCCCCGCCGAGACCGTCACGGTCGGCGTCGGCGCCCGCCAGTGGCCCACCACTCATGTGAGCATGGGCAACCCCCACGCCGTCGCCTTCGTCGACGACCTTGATCACGCGGGGAACCTCCACGAGGAGCCGACCCGCACCCCGTCGCACGTCTACCCGGACGGGGTGAACGTGGAGTTCGTCGCCGACCGGGGCGAGCGCCATGTCGCCATGCGGGTCCATGAGCGCGGCTCCGGCGAGACTCGCTCCTGCGGCACCGGCGCCTGCGCCGTCGCGGTCGCCGCCGCCCGCAGGGACGGCCTGGACCCCGCCGTCACCGGGTCCCCCGTCAGCTACACCGTGGACCTCCCCGGCGGACGCCTCGTCATCACCGAACGGCCCGACGGCGAGGTCGAGATGACCGGCCCCGCTGTGATCGTCGCCGAGGGAACCATCGCCCCCGATCTGCTCGTACCGACCGCATCACCGCAAACCGCCGGGTCATAG
- the hflX gene encoding GTPase HflX: protein MTSSSSPSQDEQSFERTRTESLRADALMEEDVAWSHEIDGERDGAQYDRAERAALRRVAGLSTELEDVTEVEYRQLRLERVVLVGVWTSGTVQDADNSLAELAALAETAGAMVLDGVIQRRDKPDPATYIGSGKAQELRDIVLESGADTVVCDGELSPGQLIHLEDVVKVKVVDRTALILDIFAQHAKSREGKAQVALAQMQYMLPRLRGWGQSLSRQMGGGGGGGMATRGPGETKIETDRRRIREKMAKMRREIAEMKTGRDLKRQERRRHKVPSVAIAGYTNAGKSSLLNRLTGAGVLVENALFATLDPTVRRAETPSGRLYTLADTVGFVRHLPHHLVEAFRSTMEEVGESDLILHVVDGSHPAPEEQLAAVREVIRDVGAVDVPEIVVVNKADAADPLVLQRLMRVERHSIAVSARTGEGIEELLRLIDDELPRPSVEIEVLVPYTQGGLVARVHAEGEVVSEEHGAEGTLLKARVHEELAAVLAPYAPVAP from the coding sequence ATGACCTCCTCTTCATCCCCTTCCCAGGACGAGCAGAGCTTCGAGCGGACGCGCACCGAGAGCCTTCGGGCCGATGCCCTGATGGAAGAGGACGTCGCCTGGAGCCACGAGATCGACGGAGAGCGGGACGGCGCCCAGTACGACCGTGCCGAGCGCGCCGCCCTGCGACGGGTGGCCGGTCTCTCCACCGAGCTGGAAGACGTCACCGAGGTCGAGTACCGGCAGCTCCGTCTGGAGCGCGTGGTACTGGTCGGTGTGTGGACCTCGGGCACGGTGCAGGACGCGGACAACTCCCTCGCCGAGCTGGCGGCCCTCGCCGAGACCGCGGGCGCGATGGTCCTCGACGGTGTCATCCAGCGGCGCGACAAGCCGGACCCGGCCACGTACATCGGCTCCGGCAAGGCCCAGGAGCTGCGGGACATCGTCCTGGAGTCCGGCGCCGACACGGTGGTGTGCGACGGTGAGCTGAGCCCCGGCCAGCTCATCCACCTGGAGGATGTCGTCAAGGTCAAGGTGGTCGACCGCACCGCCCTGATCCTGGACATCTTCGCCCAGCACGCCAAGTCCCGTGAGGGCAAGGCCCAGGTGGCGCTGGCGCAGATGCAGTACATGCTGCCGCGGCTGCGCGGCTGGGGCCAGTCGCTCTCCCGGCAGATGGGTGGCGGCGGCGGTGGCGGCATGGCCACCCGAGGCCCCGGTGAGACCAAGATCGAGACGGACCGGCGGCGGATTCGCGAGAAGATGGCGAAGATGCGCCGGGAGATCGCGGAGATGAAGACCGGCCGGGATCTCAAGCGGCAGGAGCGCAGGCGCCACAAGGTGCCGTCGGTGGCGATCGCCGGTTACACCAACGCCGGGAAGTCCTCGCTGCTGAACCGGCTCACCGGCGCCGGAGTCCTGGTGGAGAACGCCCTGTTCGCCACCCTGGACCCCACGGTGCGCCGGGCCGAGACGCCCAGCGGTCGGCTCTACACCCTCGCCGACACCGTCGGATTCGTCCGGCATCTGCCGCACCACCTGGTCGAGGCGTTCCGCTCCACCATGGAGGAGGTCGGGGAGTCCGATCTGATCCTGCATGTGGTGGACGGCTCGCACCCCGCCCCGGAGGAGCAGCTCGCCGCCGTACGCGAGGTGATCCGCGATGTGGGCGCGGTGGACGTGCCCGAGATCGTCGTGGTCAACAAGGCGGACGCGGCCGATCCGCTGGTCCTCCAGCGGCTGATGCGGGTCGAGCGCCACTCCATCGCGGTGTCCGCCCGTACCGGCGAGGGCATCGAGGAGCTGCTGCGGCTCATCGACGACGAGCTGCCCCGGCCCTCGGTCGAGATCGAGGTGCTGGTGCCGTACACCCAGGGCGGCCTGGTCGCCCGGGTGCACGCCGAGGGCGAGGTGGTCTCCGAGGAGCACGGCGCCGAGGGCACCCTGCTCAAGGCGCGGGTCCACGAGGAGCTGGCGGCGGTGCTCGCACCGTACGCGCCGGTGGCGCCCTGA